The following coding sequences lie in one Kryptolebias marmoratus isolate JLee-2015 linkage group LG5, ASM164957v2, whole genome shotgun sequence genomic window:
- the LOC108242631 gene encoding chitin synthase chs-2-like isoform X1, translating into MTKLQRIFSLLAVAIFVCGLTVCSKTSFLLLITLTHEGTKALLPEQKPLALLCIGCSLIAPSVLVLLKSCWKTGDKTTKLPRKTTTALVLFFDFSVSVGVAGLAIVVMPHLDIITNVTVLNSVAVLSVLLQVVTQCIAKKGNSFLIPSIITFIIIFVGYSSLLVLSIMKDPKDVNMALWVGLAVGGSILASFSWLQNYFKLICENNSSIFLKGLLKDMTKCQNILHIMSSFLRIVVTTCVLGACIPLTKTNWDIVSSIPGQEKRIILILIGVQLISSALCHWFALAACKIQAIRRCFISVLYMASMAVMALFIIPVIFYYQDYRINLDTTEHINFTSYSNMLMEKRYQSLSGNMFLQLVLDVTRTLCYLDMFNIGLMTGVAVSWWIGLGLATLYICYSKILCMYKTQNQFMRSLYDGAFIEQSLLLNTQFDIHTNNRTNRFRENGMTAMVYLCSTMWHETNNEMKDNLISLFRLDRYRPKTEPKFKDFTFEAHIYFDDAFENVEGNQGCHLNKYAKNLIKILSEVYGTFINTDDSFFGNREQIPDWKILKTPYGGRLVVTMPHGNDILVHFKDKELIRIKKRSSLVMYLYYLLDWKLMTNHNRNFQEGQNENDLSNKILKMKKNTYLLALDGDTGFLPTDLQLLIDHLKMYPRVGSASGRIHPTGTGPAVWFQKFEYAAYHWFQKTSEHMFGSMLCSPGSCSLFRAEALMDDNVMEKFSTKSTEPKHYIQYDQGEDRFLTTLLLKQGWTVEYIDASNSYSTVPQNLKELCNQRRRWVPTTLVNTINLLSFTDKVSQRNSFMSTLYIFYQRFALFSVIVTPATTSFFIAGILSFLLNIHFAVALVIAVIPPAIYVGLCFKLKEDTQITVAAVLSTFYAFVMSVMTMTSVGSMMKEQTILTPSSIYVIPMQLFCILGAVMHPQEFSVLFYALFYIIFLPSADILLFIYAMVNMNCIYWGTRETKLADGTPNPAVNPQTVEPQKCWITELQKLSCGVELQEDSLSEEEGNYWKMLQDTFLQPFKNDKETNEKKQNDLQEFRNKISFWFFLLNVLWLLFLLIIKVFDIFPILIKIKIKETRGNPQTEYEDFTFFLGPVLLLFLQFIGMLCYRVYNFIDYTALLDTEAEQQNWKKKQS; encoded by the exons atgacaaaactacAGAGGATCTTCTCTTTGCTTGCAGTAGCCATCTTTGTTTGTGGATTAACAGTATGTAGCAAG ACCTCTttccttctcctcatcaccTTGACTCATGAAGGTACAAAGGCCCTCCTTCCAGAGCAGAAACCTCTTGCTCTGCTGTGTATTGGCTGCTCTCTCATTGCACCAAGTGTCCTTGTGCTGCTCAAAAGCTGCTGGAAAACAGGcgataaaacaacaaagctgcCCAGGAAAACGACTACAGCCCTA gttttgttctttgattttagtgtttctgtGGGTGTAGCTGGTCTTGCCATCGTTGTAATGCCACATTTGGACATTATAACCAATGTTACAGTCCTGAATAGTGTAGCGGTTCTCTCTGTGCTTCTGCAAGTGGTCACTCAGTGCATTGCCAAAAAAGGGAACAGTTTCTTGATACCTTCcatcatcaccttcatcatcaTTTTTGTAGGCTACAGTTCATTGCTTGTTCTATCCATCATGAAGGACCCTAAAGATGTCAACATGGCTCTTTGGGTTGGTCTTGCTGTTGGTGGGTCCATCTTGGCATCTTTCAGCTGGTTGCAGAACTACTTCAAGCTGATCTGTGAGAACAACAGCTCTATCTTTCTCAAGGGTTTACTTAAAGACATGACAAAGTGCCAGAACATCCTACACATCATGTCAAGCTTCCTCAGGATTGTAGTCACCACCTGTGTGCTTGGAGCCTGCATCCCTCTGACCAAAACAAACTGGGATATTGTGAGTTCAATTCCTGGCCAGGAAAAAAGAATTATATTGATCCTCATTGGGGTCCAGCTGATATCCTCAGCACTCTGTCATTGGTTTGCATTGGCAGCCTGCAAGATACAAGCTATACGACGAtgcttcatttcagttttatacatGGCTTCCATGGCTGTGATGGCTTTGTTCATCAttcctgtcattttttattaccAAGACTACAGAATAAACCTGGACACAACTGAACACATCAACTTCACAAGCTACTCCAATATGCTCATGGAAAAAAGGTATCAAAGTCTCAGTGGTAATATGTTCCTGCAGCTGGTTTTGGATGTTACACGAACTCTGTGCTACTTGGACATGTTCAACATTGGCTTAATGACAG GTGTAGCAGTGTCCTGGTGGATTGGCCTTGGTTTAGCCACCCTTTATATCTGTTATTCCAAGATACTTTGCATGTATAAGACACAAAACCAGTTTATGAGGAGTCTGTATGATGGAGCCTTTATTGAGCAATCTTTACTCCTGAACACCCAATTTGACATCCACACCAATAACAGAACGAATCG TTTTAGGGAAAATGGTATGACTGCTATGGTTTATCTGTGTTCAACCATGTGGCATGAGACGAATAACGAAATGAAGGACAATCTGATTTCACTGTTCAG GCTTGACCGGTACAGACCAAAGACAGAGCCAAAGTTTAAAGATTTCACTTTTGAAGCCCATATCTACTTTGATGATGCATTTGAAAATGTTGAAGGAAACCAGGGGTGTCACCTCAACAAATATGCAAAGAACCTTATAAAAATCCTCTCAGAGGTCTATGG CACCTTCATTAACACTGATGACTCATTCTTTGGAAACCGAGAACAAATCCCCGATTGGAAGATCCTGAAGACACCATATGGAGGTCGTCTTGTTGTCACCATGCCTCATGGGAATGATATACTGGTTCACTTTAAGGACAAAGAGCTGATTCGGATCAAGAAGAGATCGTCTTTG gttatGTACCTTTATTATCTTCTGGATTGGAAACTCATGACCAACCACAacagaaactttcaggaaggacaaaatgaaaatgacttaTCAAACAAGATTCTG aaaatgaagaaaaacacctATCTCTTGGCTCTAGATGGAGACACAGGCTTCCTGCCCACAGATCTTCAGCTACTCATTGATCATCTGAAAATGTATCCTCGTGTTGGGTCTGCGTCTGGCAGAATTCACCCCACCGGAACAG GTCCTGCAGTCTGGTTCCAGAAGTTTGAGTATGCTGCTTACCACTGGTTTCAGAAGACATCAGAGCATATGTTTGGCTCTATGTTGTGTAGCCCTGGCAGCTGCAGTCTGTTCAGAGCAGAGGCGCTGATGGATGACAATGTGATGGAGAAGTTTTCTACCAAATCCACTGAGCCCAAACACTACATCCAGTATGACCAAg GAGAGGACCGATTTCTTACTACCTTGCTTTTGAAGCAAGGGTGGACCGTGGAGTACATTGATGCATCTAACTCTTACAGCACAGTACCACAGAACTTGAAAGAACTATGTAACCAG cgAAGACGATGGGTGCCAACCACATTAGTGAATACAATCAATCTGCTGAGCTTTACTGACAAGGTTTCCCAGAGGAACTCATTCATGTCTACACTATACATATTCTACCAGCGGTTTGCCCTCTTCTCAGTCATTGTGACACCTGCCACCACCTCATTTTTTATTGCAG GTATTTTGTCCTTCCTCTTGAATATCCATTTTGCTGTGGCTCTGGTCATAGCTGTGATACCTCCTGCAATCTATGTGGGGCTTTGCTTTAAGCTCAAAGAAGACACTCAGATCACTGTAGCAGCAGTTTTAAGCACCTTCTATGCATTCGTTATGTCTGTGATGACAATGACCTCTGTTG GGTCAATGATGAAAGAACAAACCATTCTGACACCCAGCAGTATTTATGTCATCCCTATGCAATTGTTTTGCATATTAGGCGCAGTCATGCATCCTCAGGAattttcagtgttgttttatgCCTTGTTCTACATTATCTTTTTGCCAAGTGCCgacattctgctttttatttacgCAATGGTCAACATGAACTGCATCTACTGGGGCACCAGAGAGACAAAACTTGCTGATGGGACTCCCAACCCTGCAGTCAACCCTCAGACAGTTGAGCCACAGAAAT GTTGGATAACAGAACTACAGAAGTTGTCCTGTGGTGTAGAGCTGCAGGAGGATTCTCTTAGTGAG GAAGAAGGAAACTACTGGAAAATGCTGCAAGATACGTTTctgcaaccttttaaaaatgacaaggaGACCAacgaaaagaagcaaaatgaccTACAAGAGTTTAGAAACAAG ATCAGCTTTTGGTTTTTCCTCTTGAATGTCTTGTGGCTGCTGTTCCTTTTAATTATCAAGGTCTTTGACATTTTCCCCATcttgataaaaattaaaatcaaggAAACCAGAGGAAATCCCCAAACAGAGTATGAGGATTTTACGTTTTTCCTGGGacctgttctgctacttttccTCCAGTTTATTGGCATGCTGTGCTACAG AGTTTATAACTTCATTGACTACACTGCATTATTGGACACTGAGGCTGAACAACAgaactggaagaaaaaacaatcttaa
- the LOC108242631 gene encoding chitin synthase chs-1-like isoform X2 gives MASMAVMALFIIPVIFYYQDYRINLDTTEHINFTSYSNMLMEKRYQSLSGNMFLQLVLDVTRTLCYLDMFNIGLMTGVAVSWWIGLGLATLYICYSKILCMYKTQNQFMRSLYDGAFIEQSLLLNTQFDIHTNNRTNRFRENGMTAMVYLCSTMWHETNNEMKDNLISLFRLDRYRPKTEPKFKDFTFEAHIYFDDAFENVEGNQGCHLNKYAKNLIKILSEVYGTFINTDDSFFGNREQIPDWKILKTPYGGRLVVTMPHGNDILVHFKDKELIRIKKRSSLVMYLYYLLDWKLMTNHNRNFQEGQNENDLSNKILKMKKNTYLLALDGDTGFLPTDLQLLIDHLKMYPRVGSASGRIHPTGTGPAVWFQKFEYAAYHWFQKTSEHMFGSMLCSPGSCSLFRAEALMDDNVMEKFSTKSTEPKHYIQYDQGEDRFLTTLLLKQGWTVEYIDASNSYSTVPQNLKELCNQRRRWVPTTLVNTINLLSFTDKVSQRNSFMSTLYIFYQRFALFSVIVTPATTSFFIAGILSFLLNIHFAVALVIAVIPPAIYVGLCFKLKEDTQITVAAVLSTFYAFVMSVMTMTSVGSMMKEQTILTPSSIYVIPMQLFCILGAVMHPQEFSVLFYALFYIIFLPSADILLFIYAMVNMNCIYWGTRETKLADGTPNPAVNPQTVEPQKCWITELQKLSCGVELQEDSLSEEEGNYWKMLQDTFLQPFKNDKETNEKKQNDLQEFRNKISFWFFLLNVLWLLFLLIIKVFDIFPILIKIKIKETRGNPQTEYEDFTFFLGPVLLLFLQFIGMLCYRVYNFIDYTALLDTEAEQQNWKKKQS, from the exons atGGCTTCCATGGCTGTGATGGCTTTGTTCATCAttcctgtcattttttattaccAAGACTACAGAATAAACCTGGACACAACTGAACACATCAACTTCACAAGCTACTCCAATATGCTCATGGAAAAAAGGTATCAAAGTCTCAGTGGTAATATGTTCCTGCAGCTGGTTTTGGATGTTACACGAACTCTGTGCTACTTGGACATGTTCAACATTGGCTTAATGACAG GTGTAGCAGTGTCCTGGTGGATTGGCCTTGGTTTAGCCACCCTTTATATCTGTTATTCCAAGATACTTTGCATGTATAAGACACAAAACCAGTTTATGAGGAGTCTGTATGATGGAGCCTTTATTGAGCAATCTTTACTCCTGAACACCCAATTTGACATCCACACCAATAACAGAACGAATCG TTTTAGGGAAAATGGTATGACTGCTATGGTTTATCTGTGTTCAACCATGTGGCATGAGACGAATAACGAAATGAAGGACAATCTGATTTCACTGTTCAG GCTTGACCGGTACAGACCAAAGACAGAGCCAAAGTTTAAAGATTTCACTTTTGAAGCCCATATCTACTTTGATGATGCATTTGAAAATGTTGAAGGAAACCAGGGGTGTCACCTCAACAAATATGCAAAGAACCTTATAAAAATCCTCTCAGAGGTCTATGG CACCTTCATTAACACTGATGACTCATTCTTTGGAAACCGAGAACAAATCCCCGATTGGAAGATCCTGAAGACACCATATGGAGGTCGTCTTGTTGTCACCATGCCTCATGGGAATGATATACTGGTTCACTTTAAGGACAAAGAGCTGATTCGGATCAAGAAGAGATCGTCTTTG gttatGTACCTTTATTATCTTCTGGATTGGAAACTCATGACCAACCACAacagaaactttcaggaaggacaaaatgaaaatgacttaTCAAACAAGATTCTG aaaatgaagaaaaacacctATCTCTTGGCTCTAGATGGAGACACAGGCTTCCTGCCCACAGATCTTCAGCTACTCATTGATCATCTGAAAATGTATCCTCGTGTTGGGTCTGCGTCTGGCAGAATTCACCCCACCGGAACAG GTCCTGCAGTCTGGTTCCAGAAGTTTGAGTATGCTGCTTACCACTGGTTTCAGAAGACATCAGAGCATATGTTTGGCTCTATGTTGTGTAGCCCTGGCAGCTGCAGTCTGTTCAGAGCAGAGGCGCTGATGGATGACAATGTGATGGAGAAGTTTTCTACCAAATCCACTGAGCCCAAACACTACATCCAGTATGACCAAg GAGAGGACCGATTTCTTACTACCTTGCTTTTGAAGCAAGGGTGGACCGTGGAGTACATTGATGCATCTAACTCTTACAGCACAGTACCACAGAACTTGAAAGAACTATGTAACCAG cgAAGACGATGGGTGCCAACCACATTAGTGAATACAATCAATCTGCTGAGCTTTACTGACAAGGTTTCCCAGAGGAACTCATTCATGTCTACACTATACATATTCTACCAGCGGTTTGCCCTCTTCTCAGTCATTGTGACACCTGCCACCACCTCATTTTTTATTGCAG GTATTTTGTCCTTCCTCTTGAATATCCATTTTGCTGTGGCTCTGGTCATAGCTGTGATACCTCCTGCAATCTATGTGGGGCTTTGCTTTAAGCTCAAAGAAGACACTCAGATCACTGTAGCAGCAGTTTTAAGCACCTTCTATGCATTCGTTATGTCTGTGATGACAATGACCTCTGTTG GGTCAATGATGAAAGAACAAACCATTCTGACACCCAGCAGTATTTATGTCATCCCTATGCAATTGTTTTGCATATTAGGCGCAGTCATGCATCCTCAGGAattttcagtgttgttttatgCCTTGTTCTACATTATCTTTTTGCCAAGTGCCgacattctgctttttatttacgCAATGGTCAACATGAACTGCATCTACTGGGGCACCAGAGAGACAAAACTTGCTGATGGGACTCCCAACCCTGCAGTCAACCCTCAGACAGTTGAGCCACAGAAAT GTTGGATAACAGAACTACAGAAGTTGTCCTGTGGTGTAGAGCTGCAGGAGGATTCTCTTAGTGAG GAAGAAGGAAACTACTGGAAAATGCTGCAAGATACGTTTctgcaaccttttaaaaatgacaaggaGACCAacgaaaagaagcaaaatgaccTACAAGAGTTTAGAAACAAG ATCAGCTTTTGGTTTTTCCTCTTGAATGTCTTGTGGCTGCTGTTCCTTTTAATTATCAAGGTCTTTGACATTTTCCCCATcttgataaaaattaaaatcaaggAAACCAGAGGAAATCCCCAAACAGAGTATGAGGATTTTACGTTTTTCCTGGGacctgttctgctacttttccTCCAGTTTATTGGCATGCTGTGCTACAG AGTTTATAACTTCATTGACTACACTGCATTATTGGACACTGAGGCTGAACAACAgaactggaagaaaaaacaatcttaa
- the LOC108242631 gene encoding chitin synthase chs-1-like isoform X4, with the protein MYKTQNQFMRSLYDGAFIEQSLLLNTQFDIHTNNRTNRFRENGMTAMVYLCSTMWHETNNEMKDNLISLFRLDRYRPKTEPKFKDFTFEAHIYFDDAFENVEGNQGCHLNKYAKNLIKILSEVYGTFINTDDSFFGNREQIPDWKILKTPYGGRLVVTMPHGNDILVHFKDKELIRIKKRSSLVMYLYYLLDWKLMTNHNRNFQEGQNENDLSNKILKMKKNTYLLALDGDTGFLPTDLQLLIDHLKMYPRVGSASGRIHPTGTGPAVWFQKFEYAAYHWFQKTSEHMFGSMLCSPGSCSLFRAEALMDDNVMEKFSTKSTEPKHYIQYDQGEDRFLTTLLLKQGWTVEYIDASNSYSTVPQNLKELCNQRRRWVPTTLVNTINLLSFTDKVSQRNSFMSTLYIFYQRFALFSVIVTPATTSFFIAGILSFLLNIHFAVALVIAVIPPAIYVGLCFKLKEDTQITVAAVLSTFYAFVMSVMTMTSVGSMMKEQTILTPSSIYVIPMQLFCILGAVMHPQEFSVLFYALFYIIFLPSADILLFIYAMVNMNCIYWGTRETKLADGTPNPAVNPQTVEPQKCWITELQKLSCGVELQEDSLSEEEGNYWKMLQDTFLQPFKNDKETNEKKQNDLQEFRNKISFWFFLLNVLWLLFLLIIKVFDIFPILIKIKIKETRGNPQTEYEDFTFFLGPVLLLFLQFIGMLCYRVYNFIDYTALLDTEAEQQNWKKKQS; encoded by the exons ATGTATAAGACACAAAACCAGTTTATGAGGAGTCTGTATGATGGAGCCTTTATTGAGCAATCTTTACTCCTGAACACCCAATTTGACATCCACACCAATAACAGAACGAATCG TTTTAGGGAAAATGGTATGACTGCTATGGTTTATCTGTGTTCAACCATGTGGCATGAGACGAATAACGAAATGAAGGACAATCTGATTTCACTGTTCAG GCTTGACCGGTACAGACCAAAGACAGAGCCAAAGTTTAAAGATTTCACTTTTGAAGCCCATATCTACTTTGATGATGCATTTGAAAATGTTGAAGGAAACCAGGGGTGTCACCTCAACAAATATGCAAAGAACCTTATAAAAATCCTCTCAGAGGTCTATGG CACCTTCATTAACACTGATGACTCATTCTTTGGAAACCGAGAACAAATCCCCGATTGGAAGATCCTGAAGACACCATATGGAGGTCGTCTTGTTGTCACCATGCCTCATGGGAATGATATACTGGTTCACTTTAAGGACAAAGAGCTGATTCGGATCAAGAAGAGATCGTCTTTG gttatGTACCTTTATTATCTTCTGGATTGGAAACTCATGACCAACCACAacagaaactttcaggaaggacaaaatgaaaatgacttaTCAAACAAGATTCTG aaaatgaagaaaaacacctATCTCTTGGCTCTAGATGGAGACACAGGCTTCCTGCCCACAGATCTTCAGCTACTCATTGATCATCTGAAAATGTATCCTCGTGTTGGGTCTGCGTCTGGCAGAATTCACCCCACCGGAACAG GTCCTGCAGTCTGGTTCCAGAAGTTTGAGTATGCTGCTTACCACTGGTTTCAGAAGACATCAGAGCATATGTTTGGCTCTATGTTGTGTAGCCCTGGCAGCTGCAGTCTGTTCAGAGCAGAGGCGCTGATGGATGACAATGTGATGGAGAAGTTTTCTACCAAATCCACTGAGCCCAAACACTACATCCAGTATGACCAAg GAGAGGACCGATTTCTTACTACCTTGCTTTTGAAGCAAGGGTGGACCGTGGAGTACATTGATGCATCTAACTCTTACAGCACAGTACCACAGAACTTGAAAGAACTATGTAACCAG cgAAGACGATGGGTGCCAACCACATTAGTGAATACAATCAATCTGCTGAGCTTTACTGACAAGGTTTCCCAGAGGAACTCATTCATGTCTACACTATACATATTCTACCAGCGGTTTGCCCTCTTCTCAGTCATTGTGACACCTGCCACCACCTCATTTTTTATTGCAG GTATTTTGTCCTTCCTCTTGAATATCCATTTTGCTGTGGCTCTGGTCATAGCTGTGATACCTCCTGCAATCTATGTGGGGCTTTGCTTTAAGCTCAAAGAAGACACTCAGATCACTGTAGCAGCAGTTTTAAGCACCTTCTATGCATTCGTTATGTCTGTGATGACAATGACCTCTGTTG GGTCAATGATGAAAGAACAAACCATTCTGACACCCAGCAGTATTTATGTCATCCCTATGCAATTGTTTTGCATATTAGGCGCAGTCATGCATCCTCAGGAattttcagtgttgttttatgCCTTGTTCTACATTATCTTTTTGCCAAGTGCCgacattctgctttttatttacgCAATGGTCAACATGAACTGCATCTACTGGGGCACCAGAGAGACAAAACTTGCTGATGGGACTCCCAACCCTGCAGTCAACCCTCAGACAGTTGAGCCACAGAAAT GTTGGATAACAGAACTACAGAAGTTGTCCTGTGGTGTAGAGCTGCAGGAGGATTCTCTTAGTGAG GAAGAAGGAAACTACTGGAAAATGCTGCAAGATACGTTTctgcaaccttttaaaaatgacaaggaGACCAacgaaaagaagcaaaatgaccTACAAGAGTTTAGAAACAAG ATCAGCTTTTGGTTTTTCCTCTTGAATGTCTTGTGGCTGCTGTTCCTTTTAATTATCAAGGTCTTTGACATTTTCCCCATcttgataaaaattaaaatcaaggAAACCAGAGGAAATCCCCAAACAGAGTATGAGGATTTTACGTTTTTCCTGGGacctgttctgctacttttccTCCAGTTTATTGGCATGCTGTGCTACAG AGTTTATAACTTCATTGACTACACTGCATTATTGGACACTGAGGCTGAACAACAgaactggaagaaaaaacaatcttaa
- the LOC108242631 gene encoding chitin synthase chs-1-like isoform X3, with protein MLMEKRYQSLSGNMFLQLVLDVTRTLCYLDMFNIGLMTGVAVSWWIGLGLATLYICYSKILCMYKTQNQFMRSLYDGAFIEQSLLLNTQFDIHTNNRTNRFRENGMTAMVYLCSTMWHETNNEMKDNLISLFRLDRYRPKTEPKFKDFTFEAHIYFDDAFENVEGNQGCHLNKYAKNLIKILSEVYGTFINTDDSFFGNREQIPDWKILKTPYGGRLVVTMPHGNDILVHFKDKELIRIKKRSSLVMYLYYLLDWKLMTNHNRNFQEGQNENDLSNKILKMKKNTYLLALDGDTGFLPTDLQLLIDHLKMYPRVGSASGRIHPTGTGPAVWFQKFEYAAYHWFQKTSEHMFGSMLCSPGSCSLFRAEALMDDNVMEKFSTKSTEPKHYIQYDQGEDRFLTTLLLKQGWTVEYIDASNSYSTVPQNLKELCNQRRRWVPTTLVNTINLLSFTDKVSQRNSFMSTLYIFYQRFALFSVIVTPATTSFFIAGILSFLLNIHFAVALVIAVIPPAIYVGLCFKLKEDTQITVAAVLSTFYAFVMSVMTMTSVGSMMKEQTILTPSSIYVIPMQLFCILGAVMHPQEFSVLFYALFYIIFLPSADILLFIYAMVNMNCIYWGTRETKLADGTPNPAVNPQTVEPQKCWITELQKLSCGVELQEDSLSEEEGNYWKMLQDTFLQPFKNDKETNEKKQNDLQEFRNKISFWFFLLNVLWLLFLLIIKVFDIFPILIKIKIKETRGNPQTEYEDFTFFLGPVLLLFLQFIGMLCYRVYNFIDYTALLDTEAEQQNWKKKQS; from the exons ATGCTCATGGAAAAAAGGTATCAAAGTCTCAGTGGTAATATGTTCCTGCAGCTGGTTTTGGATGTTACACGAACTCTGTGCTACTTGGACATGTTCAACATTGGCTTAATGACAG GTGTAGCAGTGTCCTGGTGGATTGGCCTTGGTTTAGCCACCCTTTATATCTGTTATTCCAAGATACTTTGCATGTATAAGACACAAAACCAGTTTATGAGGAGTCTGTATGATGGAGCCTTTATTGAGCAATCTTTACTCCTGAACACCCAATTTGACATCCACACCAATAACAGAACGAATCG TTTTAGGGAAAATGGTATGACTGCTATGGTTTATCTGTGTTCAACCATGTGGCATGAGACGAATAACGAAATGAAGGACAATCTGATTTCACTGTTCAG GCTTGACCGGTACAGACCAAAGACAGAGCCAAAGTTTAAAGATTTCACTTTTGAAGCCCATATCTACTTTGATGATGCATTTGAAAATGTTGAAGGAAACCAGGGGTGTCACCTCAACAAATATGCAAAGAACCTTATAAAAATCCTCTCAGAGGTCTATGG CACCTTCATTAACACTGATGACTCATTCTTTGGAAACCGAGAACAAATCCCCGATTGGAAGATCCTGAAGACACCATATGGAGGTCGTCTTGTTGTCACCATGCCTCATGGGAATGATATACTGGTTCACTTTAAGGACAAAGAGCTGATTCGGATCAAGAAGAGATCGTCTTTG gttatGTACCTTTATTATCTTCTGGATTGGAAACTCATGACCAACCACAacagaaactttcaggaaggacaaaatgaaaatgacttaTCAAACAAGATTCTG aaaatgaagaaaaacacctATCTCTTGGCTCTAGATGGAGACACAGGCTTCCTGCCCACAGATCTTCAGCTACTCATTGATCATCTGAAAATGTATCCTCGTGTTGGGTCTGCGTCTGGCAGAATTCACCCCACCGGAACAG GTCCTGCAGTCTGGTTCCAGAAGTTTGAGTATGCTGCTTACCACTGGTTTCAGAAGACATCAGAGCATATGTTTGGCTCTATGTTGTGTAGCCCTGGCAGCTGCAGTCTGTTCAGAGCAGAGGCGCTGATGGATGACAATGTGATGGAGAAGTTTTCTACCAAATCCACTGAGCCCAAACACTACATCCAGTATGACCAAg GAGAGGACCGATTTCTTACTACCTTGCTTTTGAAGCAAGGGTGGACCGTGGAGTACATTGATGCATCTAACTCTTACAGCACAGTACCACAGAACTTGAAAGAACTATGTAACCAG cgAAGACGATGGGTGCCAACCACATTAGTGAATACAATCAATCTGCTGAGCTTTACTGACAAGGTTTCCCAGAGGAACTCATTCATGTCTACACTATACATATTCTACCAGCGGTTTGCCCTCTTCTCAGTCATTGTGACACCTGCCACCACCTCATTTTTTATTGCAG GTATTTTGTCCTTCCTCTTGAATATCCATTTTGCTGTGGCTCTGGTCATAGCTGTGATACCTCCTGCAATCTATGTGGGGCTTTGCTTTAAGCTCAAAGAAGACACTCAGATCACTGTAGCAGCAGTTTTAAGCACCTTCTATGCATTCGTTATGTCTGTGATGACAATGACCTCTGTTG GGTCAATGATGAAAGAACAAACCATTCTGACACCCAGCAGTATTTATGTCATCCCTATGCAATTGTTTTGCATATTAGGCGCAGTCATGCATCCTCAGGAattttcagtgttgttttatgCCTTGTTCTACATTATCTTTTTGCCAAGTGCCgacattctgctttttatttacgCAATGGTCAACATGAACTGCATCTACTGGGGCACCAGAGAGACAAAACTTGCTGATGGGACTCCCAACCCTGCAGTCAACCCTCAGACAGTTGAGCCACAGAAAT GTTGGATAACAGAACTACAGAAGTTGTCCTGTGGTGTAGAGCTGCAGGAGGATTCTCTTAGTGAG GAAGAAGGAAACTACTGGAAAATGCTGCAAGATACGTTTctgcaaccttttaaaaatgacaaggaGACCAacgaaaagaagcaaaatgaccTACAAGAGTTTAGAAACAAG ATCAGCTTTTGGTTTTTCCTCTTGAATGTCTTGTGGCTGCTGTTCCTTTTAATTATCAAGGTCTTTGACATTTTCCCCATcttgataaaaattaaaatcaaggAAACCAGAGGAAATCCCCAAACAGAGTATGAGGATTTTACGTTTTTCCTGGGacctgttctgctacttttccTCCAGTTTATTGGCATGCTGTGCTACAG AGTTTATAACTTCATTGACTACACTGCATTATTGGACACTGAGGCTGAACAACAgaactggaagaaaaaacaatcttaa